TGCGAGTAGCCCTgttgtggaaagaaaagagggtaCACCGCCCCACACAACACGATATGTCAGCACGCAGTGCAACGGGGAGGGGAATCCGAATAGCACTACAACGGAAGCACATCACGTGCAATGACAAATATCATCCTTGATGAAACAGGTGACGGTAACATCTCCTCACTTTTCCATAGGAGTACTGTCTCGTTTACTCATCTTCCACTTGCTCACTTCGATATTAAGATGTGTGAGAAAACCAACCCAACCCAAGGGCAGCATTTCAGTCTCCTTCACAATGACTGTCCATCCCACATCACGCCGCTTTTCCATCCCGAAGTCCGGAAGATCTCCGTTACTTCGTAGTGCTTATTGTGCCAACTCCTCACCACCGCAACAGATAATGTGTAAAACGATGCCAAGGAAGAACCAACAGAGGTGTAGCGAAGTAAATTGACACACCcaagcacaaacatataGCAATTAGGATCAGCTGACGGTATGGCAAACCAAGGGACCATGGCTGCCACCAACACACGTCAACTCGTTACCAACCGTGACGATTCTTAGCGGACTCGAGCACCACGACAGGCGTACGCACTGTGTGGATCTTCGGCGGTATCGGCATGTGGTCGCAGACAATCTCCTTGCAGTCAGTGAGTGTGCATGGGACACCGATTATATCATCCAAGCGTATTGAGCCACACCGTTCCAGCAGTAACTTCCCAATGGCCTTTTGGGACGCCAGCTTCTTGAGGCCCTCCGCTGCAATAGGGATGGCGCAGAGTCTCAGAACGCAAGACCGGATGGCACTTTTGTCGGCACTGATTTTTTCGAGTAACTCGCAGTCACTCAAACTCAACTCCTCGAGAGTCTTTATGGCAAATACAGGATCAACGTGTGTCAAGTGCTTGGCGTTTCTCACACATAGCGACCGCAGTGCTTCACACCGCGAGAGGTCTTCAATTTCCTTATTCCCCACGAAGGGACCCTCGAGTATCAACTTGCTGAGCTCCGGCAGCGAGGCGATGGCAGCAAATTCGGAGACGCTGCGCAGCCCACAAATATACAATTCCCTCAGTTTCTTCGGCGATGCCAACTTCGATACGTTCAGCTCCCCACCACAGTACCAGAGTCGAAGGCACGTGAGATTCGTGGCCGACTCACAAATGGTTtccaatgtggtggtggAAGCAGACCCGCTACACAACCCGAGGGTCTCCAATGGAGATCTCCGCCCGGGGAACACCACCTCGGGTGAGTCATCCAAAAACAGCCTGCGTAGATTCCGCAGGGATGCGATGTCCTTAGAAGTCTTTTTACTGAGTGTCGAGCAGAATCGCAGGTCGACTTCGCTCAGGGATGTGCTGTACAGCTTTCCCACACATTCATCAGTCACCGCAGTAGCCCGCAATAGGAGCTTCTCCAGCGGTGGCGCACAGTCCACAGGGCCAACAATTCTTGCACGACTGCATAGGCTGAGGTCCAACACCTTCAGCGACCTCAGGTTGGTCAATGGGCTTATGTCAACAATTTCCTTGTTCCCGCTGAGGATCACCTCCTCGAGCGTAGTGAATGCTGATAGTGCCTTCACATCGGCATCCGTTACGCCGCTATTCGTCAGGCGCAACACACGAAGTAACGGCAGCTCGGTTCCCCACTCGAACGTAGAACGAACACCCACATTGTCAAGACATAACTCCACCAATTTCTTGCAGTTTTTCAGTGAGATCTTGCTATGCACCGCCGAGCAATCCCCAAGCCGCAGCACCTTTAACGACACACAATCATGAAAATACTCGACAAGTCCATTGCCAACGATAAGGGAGGTTCCGGTAATAACCAATCGTCTGAGAATTGGCCACGTCAGTGTGTCAGTGAAGGCATTCATGTTGGGACAGTTCTCAATGGTGATGCTATCGAGAAACAGGGCATTCCCTAAGAATTTGGCATCCTGTAACATCGAGATATTCTTCATTACAATCTCACGCAGTTTCTCAAGGGACTCCACACCTTTCTCCCATTCGTTATCCAGCCGTGTACCATGCAGGATAAGCGTTTGGAGGCAGGGGAATTTACCGATACACGACATGTTGGCTACAGCACCCGGCCCGATTTCCAACAGGTATAACCCTTGATTGTTGAGTAGCTCGAGGTCCAGGCGTCCACAACACCGTCGGAGGCGCAATTCTCCCACATCGCCCTTTAGTGATGAGAGTTCTTTCAGATTAAACCCCGGGTCGTCGACAACAATCACGTCTGCGGGGTCATCACATTCAAGTGGTGCGTTCTTATCGCAGTTTATAACTGCCTTCCACGTGACTGGTCGTCTCCGATATTCATCATACTCTTCCCGCAGCTTTTCGTGTTCCGCTGCCACCATATGGACATGATTGCGCAGTTCTGCGACCTCCTCCCGCAGCTTCTCCACATCTTCATTGGTTACCATTTGTTCCTCACCTTCAGAGCGGCTTCGCTTCGCCATCGCGCCTCCCCCTTTgccttttgtatttttggtGAGGGAAAGAGTGTGGATTGTGtaaaaaggtggaaagggCGATTTGAGTGACGTAAGAAAGGAAGGCTTGGGGAAGAAGTGGAGCTGCACACCCAGCGACTTTGGACAATACAAACGGGTGTAACACTGTGCTGAGAATGCTTTCACCTTCTCTCTGCTTAACTCTCCCCATGCATTTGGCCGTGAGCACCAGATATCCCTTCGGATGCTGAGAATGGCCTCTGAGGAACTGTGCACCACTTCTTGGCAAGCGTAGATTCCACCGGAAGTTATTTAGTGGTTGCGCAAAAATAGGATTGGCGAATGTTTCCGTAGATTGATGCTTTGTTCCCCAGATCTTTCTCTAGTATAAAGTATGTTGAGCACTTACAAATTCGTACGTTATGTCAAAACCTTCTCATATTTGGTAATTCAGGAGCTTTTTACAAAAAATCTCATTTACCAACACTGTTTTGCATTTTGCAGAGAAGGCAAATAACCGCAAAAAATTCTACGCAGACCACATGAGCTTTGGTGGGGCGTAATTTGTACATGTAAAACGTGTACATGGAGTTTACAGTTGTTAAACACATGCACTGGAAAGCCTCAAACAATAGGAGCAGCAGTAACAAGTAGACGTGCTTGTAATGATGGATGAAAAAGATGTGCTTGTAGCGGAGTGTTGCCGCCCAGTAAAGCAAGTACCGCCCAAAGATTAATGACCCCCCTTCCCCGAAGATACCGGTGTCGTTACCGCCAAGCGAACCAgttaaagcaaaaacaaaaaaaacacaaaaaagcgaAGTAAGGCGTACATGCTTACGCTTGTAAAGGGATATAATAcataaaaaatgtaaaaaagaagtatgGTAAGTTAAAGGaggcggggggggggagagggaaaggaacaAAGGACTGGGTAAATCGTTGTCGTAACAGCTTCTTGTGGTAACTGAGGGCGGGATAACTCAAGAAAAGCAACCTTTTAAAAACTCATCGGGGTATCTCTGCATTACACTCCGACACTGCCGGGCCGTGTTCGCCGGAACTTTGGCTGCGACAGGCGCTCCGACAAGCAGCGCTGCGCCTCTACGGCTTTGGGCCCGTGCGGTATCTCTCGGATTAGGACATACGGCCTGCCTTGCTCGTCCAGCTTTACCTCCTC
This portion of the Trypanosoma brucei brucei TREU927 chromosome 7, complete sequence genome encodes:
- a CDS encoding leucine-rich repeat protein (LRRP), putative, which translates into the protein MAKRSRSEGEEQMVTNEDVEKLREEVAELRNHVHMVAAEHEKLREEYDEYRRRPVTWKAVINCDKNAPLECDDPADVIVVDDPGFNLKELSSLKGDVGELRLRRCCGRLDLELLNNQGLYLLEIGPGAVANMSCIGKFPCLQTLILHGTRLDNEWEKGVESLEKLREIVMKNISMLQDAKFLGNALFLDSITIENCPNMNAFTDTLTWPILRRLVITGTSLIVGNGLVEYFHDCVSLKVLRLGDCSAVHSKISLKNCKKLVELCLDNVGVRSTFEWGTELPLLRVLRLTNSGVTDADVKALSAFTTLEEVILSGNKEIVDISPLTNLRSLKVLDLSLCSRARIVGPVDCAPPLEKLLLRATAVTDECVGKLYSTSLSEVDLRFCSTLSKKTSKDIASLRNLRRLFLDDSPEVVFPGRRSPLETLGLCSGSASTTTLETICESATNLTCLRLWYCGGELNVSKLASPKKLRELYICGLRSVSEFAAIASLPELSKLILEGPFVGNKEIEDLSRCEALRSLCVRNAKHLTHVDPVFAIKTLEELSLSDCELLEKISADKSAIRSCVLRLCAIPIAAEGLKKLASQKAIGKLLLERCGSIRLDDIIGVPCTLTDCKEIVCDHMPIPPKIHTVRTPVVVLESAKNRHGW